One window of the Sulfitobacter alexandrii genome contains the following:
- a CDS encoding PAS domain-containing protein, protein MFKTGDAQRLKRQIDRFNVPMFIAQRYQDTGSFEVLALNARHESVTGLSTQAIRGKPITDLLNAKQAAAVSRKYEKCLTEKATQRYREVLDLPEGTMIWDTTLQYLPMPDGPDRIIGSAVVLERIERDDHDEIAFEDMRYLATTSVCELGKISALLEAVEQGIYAPDILSGSAGMLAGLCRTIDSRLDDIRSAAERRIAERATRAVTRSGLHLIKDAGDAPGAQDEVDTAIAALVGLIEQGTQHDRLRRQAG, encoded by the coding sequence ATGTTCAAGACAGGAGACGCCCAGCGCCTGAAACGGCAGATCGACAGGTTCAACGTGCCCATGTTCATCGCGCAGCGCTACCAGGATACAGGCAGTTTCGAGGTACTGGCGCTGAACGCGCGCCACGAGAGCGTGACAGGGCTGTCCACGCAGGCCATCCGGGGCAAGCCGATCACGGATCTGCTGAACGCGAAACAGGCGGCGGCGGTGAGCCGCAAGTACGAAAAATGTCTGACCGAAAAGGCGACCCAACGCTATCGCGAGGTGCTGGACCTGCCCGAGGGCACGATGATCTGGGACACCACCCTGCAATATCTGCCCATGCCCGACGGCCCCGACCGCATCATCGGCAGCGCCGTCGTGCTGGAGAGGATCGAGCGTGACGACCACGACGAGATCGCGTTCGAGGACATGCGCTATCTCGCCACGACCTCGGTCTGTGAACTGGGCAAGATCTCCGCGCTTCTGGAGGCGGTGGAACAGGGTATTTACGCCCCCGATATCCTGAGCGGTTCGGCCGGCATGCTCGCGGGGCTGTGCCGGACCATCGATTCACGGCTGGACGACATCCGGTCGGCCGCGGAACGGCGCATCGCCGAACGCGCGACGCGCGCCGTCACCCGGAGCGGGCTTCACCTGATCAAGGATGCCGGTGATGCACCCGGGGCGCAGGACGAGGTCGATACCGCCATCGCCGCACTCGTCGGTCTGATCGAGCAGGGAACGCAGCACGACCGGCTGCGGCGACAGGCCGGGTGA
- a CDS encoding ATP-dependent helicase encodes MSSFDEMDAFEGASLSARAMAARPQPYLDSLNPAQRAAVEQLDGPVLMLAGAGTGKTKALTTRIVHLLVTGRARPNEVLAVTFTNKAAREMKTRVGQTLGQQVEGMPWLGTFHAICVKLLRRHAELVGLKSNFTILDTDDQLRLLKQLVAAENIDDKRWPARMLLGIIDGWKNRALTPDKVPASDAGLYNHRGTEIYEQYQRRLVELNAVDFGDLLLHMVTIFQKHPDVLEQYQRWFRYIMVDEYQDTNVAQYLWLRLLAQGHRNICCVGDDDQSIYGWRGAEVGNILRFETDFPGAHVVKLEQNYRSTPHILAAASGVIAGNEGRLGKTLWTEAEEGEKVRLIGHWDGEEEARWIGEEIEAMQRGTRGMDAIGLDSMAILVRASHQMRAFEDRFLTIGLPYRVIGGPRFYERLEIRDAMAYFRVVTSPDDDLAFERIVNTPKRGLGNVAQQKIQTTAREHGVNLVEGARILLAHDGIGGKGAAQLRQLIDGIDRWHKMLRGPLRPAAGGEDDVIEQTATVFDEGPPEVTHVELAEIILDESGYTGMWQNDKTPEAPGRLDNLKELVKALEQFENLQGFLEHVSLIMDNESDDGGEKVSIMTLHAAKGLEFPAVFLPGWEDGLFPSQRSMDESGIKGLEEERRLAYVGITRAEELCTISFAGNRMVFGQWQSAMPSRFIDELPQDHVEVLTPPGLYGGSFGAAMPKSTLHDAAAEANVYNSPGWRRLQARAGERGVSQPREQRNVTIDMNAVSSFTMGERVFHQKFGYGAIIGIEGDKLEVDFEKAGVKKVVSRFLSGCDDVPF; translated from the coding sequence ATGAGCAGCTTTGATGAAATGGACGCCTTCGAAGGCGCTTCGCTGTCCGCTCGGGCGATGGCGGCACGGCCGCAGCCCTACCTGGACTCCCTGAACCCCGCGCAGCGCGCCGCGGTCGAACAGCTCGACGGGCCGGTCCTGATGCTGGCGGGGGCGGGCACCGGCAAGACCAAGGCGTTGACCACGCGGATCGTCCACCTGCTGGTCACGGGCCGCGCCCGCCCGAACGAAGTGCTGGCGGTGACCTTCACGAACAAGGCCGCGCGCGAGATGAAGACGCGGGTGGGCCAGACGCTGGGCCAGCAGGTCGAGGGGATGCCGTGGCTGGGCACCTTTCATGCGATCTGCGTCAAGCTGCTGCGCCGGCACGCGGAACTGGTCGGCCTGAAATCCAACTTCACCATCCTCGATACCGACGATCAGCTGCGGCTGCTCAAGCAGCTCGTCGCGGCCGAGAACATCGACGACAAGCGCTGGCCCGCGCGGATGCTGCTGGGCATCATCGACGGCTGGAAGAACCGCGCGCTGACGCCCGACAAGGTGCCGGCGTCGGATGCGGGCCTCTACAACCACCGCGGCACCGAGATCTACGAACAGTACCAGCGCCGGCTGGTGGAACTGAACGCGGTGGATTTCGGCGACCTGCTGCTGCACATGGTCACGATATTCCAGAAACACCCGGACGTGCTGGAACAGTACCAGCGCTGGTTCCGCTACATCATGGTGGACGAATACCAGGACACCAACGTCGCCCAGTATCTCTGGCTGCGGCTCCTGGCGCAGGGCCATCGCAACATCTGCTGCGTGGGCGACGACGACCAGTCGATCTATGGCTGGCGCGGCGCCGAGGTGGGCAACATCCTGCGCTTCGAGACCGATTTCCCCGGCGCGCATGTGGTCAAGCTGGAACAGAATTACCGCTCCACCCCGCATATCCTTGCCGCCGCCTCGGGCGTGATCGCGGGCAACGAGGGGCGGCTGGGCAAGACCCTGTGGACCGAGGCCGAGGAGGGCGAGAAGGTGCGCCTGATCGGCCACTGGGACGGCGAGGAGGAAGCCCGCTGGATCGGCGAGGAGATCGAGGCGATGCAGCGCGGCACCCGTGGCATGGACGCGATCGGGCTCGACTCCATGGCGATCCTCGTGCGCGCCTCGCACCAGATGCGCGCCTTCGAGGACCGGTTCCTGACCATCGGCCTGCCGTACCGCGTCATCGGGGGGCCCCGTTTCTACGAGCGGTTGGAGATCCGGGACGCGATGGCCTATTTCCGGGTGGTGACCTCGCCCGACGACGATCTCGCGTTCGAGCGGATCGTGAACACGCCCAAGCGCGGCCTCGGCAACGTGGCGCAGCAGAAGATCCAGACCACCGCCCGCGAACACGGCGTGAACCTGGTCGAGGGCGCCCGTATCCTGCTGGCGCATGACGGCATCGGCGGCAAGGGGGCGGCGCAGCTGCGCCAGTTGATCGACGGCATCGACCGCTGGCACAAGATGCTGCGCGGGCCGCTGCGCCCGGCGGCGGGCGGCGAGGACGACGTGATCGAACAGACCGCCACCGTCTTCGACGAGGGCCCGCCGGAGGTCACCCACGTGGAGCTGGCCGAGATCATCCTGGACGAATCCGGCTACACCGGCATGTGGCAGAACGACAAGACGCCGGAGGCGCCGGGGCGGCTCGACAACCTCAAGGAGCTGGTCAAGGCGCTGGAGCAGTTCGAGAACCTGCAGGGCTTCCTGGAGCATGTCAGCCTCATCATGGACAACGAAAGCGACGACGGCGGCGAGAAGGTCAGCATCATGACCCTGCACGCGGCCAAGGGGCTGGAGTTTCCCGCCGTCTTCCTGCCGGGATGGGAGGACGGGCTGTTTCCCTCGCAGCGGTCGATGGATGAAAGCGGCATCAAGGGGCTGGAGGAGGAACGCCGCCTGGCCTACGTGGGCATCACCCGCGCGGAAGAACTCTGCACGATCTCGTTCGCCGGGAACCGCATGGTGTTCGGCCAGTGGCAAAGCGCGATGCCGTCGCGGTTCATCGACGAACTGCCCCAGGACCACGTCGAGGTGCTCACGCCGCCCGGCCTCTACGGCGGCAGTTTCGGCGCGGCCATGCCGAAAAGCACCCTGCACGACGCGGCGGCGGAGGCGAACGTCTACAACTCGCCCGGCTGGCGCCGTCTTCAGGCCCGCGCGGGAGAGCGCGGTGTCAGCCAGCCACGCGAGCAGCGCAATGTCACCATAGACATGAACGCCGTCAGCAGCTTCACGATGGGCGAACGGGTGTTCCACCAGAAGTTCGGCTACGGCGCGATCATCGGGATCGAGGGCGACAAGCTGGAGGTGGATTTCGAGAAGGCCGGCGTGAAAAAGGTCGTCTCGCGTTTCCTGTCCGGCTGCGATGACGTGCCGTTCTGA
- a CDS encoding DUF1127 domain-containing protein, with protein MLGRIGSGFDALATRYKQYRMYRETFDGLSALSNRDLADLGLSRSDIKRIAIESSRI; from the coding sequence TTGCTCGGCCGCATCGGCTCAGGCTTTGACGCGCTGGCAACCCGCTACAAGCAATACCGCATGTACCGCGAAACCTTCGACGGGCTGAGCGCGCTCAGCAACCGTGATCTCGCGGACCTCGGCCTGAGCCGCAGCGACATCAAGCGGATCGCGATCGAATCCTCGCGCATCTGA